A window of Verrucomicrobia bacterium CG1_02_43_26 contains these coding sequences:
- a CDS encoding oligopeptidase A, whose amino-acid sequence MLHPFLITSFFIPWSKMAPEHIKPDMELALLNARTKIEAITNQPLDHLTYESTLLAFEDAKEAVFRPWGFISHLDAVNNSKELRDAYNEMLPKVTEFSTQIYLNDKLWNVIRTYSETAEAKQLTGPKKRFLEETVADFIEQGANLSSSDKEKLKKINAELAEVTQKFSENVLDSTNAWEFVTDDRSMLTGLPESAIARSQEAALKKGHGSKEAPKFFFNLQAPSYVPVIQYADNEDLRKKLWAAHGDIGKKEPYDNTKLIWRTLALRHEQAQLLGNPHFPDFILKRRMAKGGENALKFVNDFHDRIESQFRNEVDALEKFKSKETHAAQEHFQPWQLAYWAEKHRKAYYDFDEESLRPYFAIDNVMAGMFQIVQRLYNISIKENKNVEAWHEDVKCYDIFDADGEHLGSFYTDWHPRDAKRGGAWMTDLITGIPGEPHLGCISGNMTPPSEGKPALLTHDEVLTIFHEFGHLLHHTLGNVPVKSLQGVQVAWDFVELPSQIMENWAWERESLDLFAKHYETGNRIPDDLFDKMTKARNHLSAIITMRQLSLGKMDMELHLHYDRFADKNLDDLVDTILATYVIPYQTKAPNITRQFGHLFSNPTGYASGYYSYKWAEVLEADAFSKFKKEGILNAKVGMEFREKVLSKGNSRPADELFSNFMGREPDMNALLERSGLL is encoded by the coding sequence ATGCTGCATCCATTTCTCATCACTTCCTTCTTTATCCCTTGGTCAAAAATGGCACCCGAGCACATCAAGCCGGATATGGAACTGGCGCTTCTCAACGCTCGCACAAAAATCGAAGCCATCACAAACCAACCACTCGATCACTTAACCTATGAAAGCACTCTCCTTGCGTTTGAAGATGCCAAGGAAGCTGTATTTCGCCCCTGGGGTTTTATTTCCCACTTAGATGCCGTTAATAACAGCAAGGAACTTCGGGATGCCTACAACGAAATGCTGCCCAAGGTAACCGAGTTCTCTACCCAAATTTATTTAAATGATAAACTGTGGAACGTCATCCGCACCTACTCGGAGACAGCAGAGGCTAAACAATTAACTGGCCCCAAAAAGCGTTTCCTGGAAGAGACCGTAGCCGATTTCATCGAACAGGGCGCTAACCTATCCTCTTCTGACAAAGAGAAGCTTAAAAAAATCAATGCCGAGTTGGCCGAGGTCACCCAAAAATTTTCCGAAAACGTCCTGGATTCCACTAACGCCTGGGAATTCGTAACCGATGATCGTAGCATGCTGACGGGTTTACCGGAATCTGCAATCGCGCGTTCCCAAGAAGCTGCTCTTAAAAAAGGCCATGGCTCAAAGGAAGCCCCCAAATTTTTCTTTAACCTCCAGGCTCCGTCCTATGTTCCTGTTATTCAATATGCAGACAACGAGGATTTGAGAAAAAAACTCTGGGCCGCCCACGGCGATATCGGCAAAAAAGAGCCCTACGACAACACAAAACTCATCTGGCGCACCCTAGCCCTTCGCCACGAACAGGCCCAACTCCTGGGCAACCCTCATTTTCCAGATTTTATTCTCAAGCGCCGCATGGCCAAGGGGGGTGAAAATGCCTTAAAATTTGTTAACGATTTTCACGATCGTATTGAATCTCAATTCAGAAATGAGGTAGATGCCTTAGAAAAATTCAAGTCAAAGGAAACGCACGCCGCACAAGAGCACTTCCAACCATGGCAGCTCGCCTACTGGGCTGAAAAACACCGTAAGGCTTATTATGATTTTGATGAGGAAAGCTTACGCCCTTACTTCGCCATTGATAACGTCATGGCCGGCATGTTCCAAATTGTTCAAAGGCTCTACAATATTTCAATCAAAGAAAACAAAAACGTTGAGGCCTGGCATGAGGATGTTAAATGCTACGATATTTTTGATGCTGATGGTGAGCATTTAGGTTCGTTTTACACAGACTGGCACCCTAGGGATGCAAAGCGCGGCGGTGCCTGGATGACAGACTTGATTACCGGCATCCCCGGCGAACCTCATTTAGGTTGCATCAGTGGTAACATGACACCTCCTTCCGAGGGTAAACCTGCTCTGCTCACACATGATGAGGTCTTGACCATTTTCCACGAATTCGGCCACCTACTCCACCACACCTTAGGCAATGTACCCGTAAAATCACTACAAGGCGTACAAGTCGCTTGGGATTTCGTAGAGTTGCCTTCACAAATCATGGAAAACTGGGCTTGGGAGCGCGAAAGTCTGGATTTATTTGCTAAACATTACGAAACCGGCAACCGCATTCCCGATGATTTGTTTGATAAAATGACAAAGGCTCGTAATCATTTATCTGCCATCATCACCATGCGGCAATTATCTCTAGGCAAGATGGACATGGAGCTCCACCTACACTACGATCGTTTTGCCGATAAAAATTTAGACGATTTGGTAGACACTATTTTAGCAACCTATGTCATTCCTTATCAAACAAAAGCACCTAACATAACCCGTCAATTCGGCCACTTATTCAGTAACCCAACCGGTTACGCCTCCGGCTACTACTCCTATAAATGGGCTGAAGTACTCGAGGCGGATGCGTTTTCGAAATTCAAAAAAGAGGGCATCCTAAACGCAAAGGTCGGCATGGAATTTCGTGAAAAGGTGTTAAGCAAAGGTAACAGCAGGCCCGCGGATGAATTGTTTAGCAACTTCATGGGTCGCGAGCCGGACATGAATGCCCTCCTCGAACGCTCCGGTTTACTTTAA
- a CDS encoding EVE domain-containing protein, with protein MAKNYWLIKSEPSTFSFDDLKKRTGQTEGWDGVRNYQARNFMRYHMQVGDLALFYHSSCAEPGVAGIVEITKSAYPDPSSWDAKSPYFDSKSSPDNPRWFMVNVTFKSEFKNFVSLKALKENDNLKDMKVVQKGQRLSIQPVTREEFSLVSKMGGL; from the coding sequence ATGGCAAAAAATTACTGGTTGATTAAATCCGAGCCTTCCACGTTTTCTTTTGATGATTTAAAGAAGCGAACCGGTCAAACAGAAGGCTGGGATGGTGTGCGTAACTACCAAGCCCGTAATTTCATGCGCTACCATATGCAAGTGGGCGATCTGGCGCTTTTTTACCACTCCAGTTGTGCTGAGCCGGGTGTTGCGGGTATCGTAGAAATCACAAAATCAGCCTATCCGGATCCGTCTTCATGGGATGCTAAATCGCCGTACTTCGATTCAAAATCGTCCCCGGATAACCCCAGATGGTTTATGGTAAACGTTACTTTCAAAAGCGAGTTCAAGAACTTCGTCTCTTTAAAGGCGCTTAAAGAAAATGATAATCTAAAGGATATGAAGGTGGTCCAAAAAGGCCAACGGCTCTCCATCCAGCCAGTCACAAGGGAGGAATTTAGCCTTGTTTCAAAAATGGGTGGCTTGTAA
- a CDS encoding di-trans,poly-cis-decaprenylcistransferase has protein sequence MDGNGRWAKQRGLSRLEGHKKGAEAIQKLLNAAKDASVNYITLFAFSTENWNRPKEEITGLMQLLNVFLFKYAKRVVREKIRFRVIGDYTAFPEKVVNRLDKLMQDTRAFSEKNLTLALNYSSRAEIVASVKRYVAAASEGIEDPASLDWEKLSGFLDTKDIPDPDLIIRTSGEHRLSNFLLLQGAYAEIYVTQTYWPDFNEAAFQQALDSYYARERRFGKTGDQIQQLSSPIS, from the coding sequence ATGGATGGGAATGGTCGTTGGGCTAAGCAGCGTGGTTTAAGTCGTCTTGAAGGCCATAAGAAAGGGGCAGAGGCGATACAGAAACTTTTAAATGCCGCAAAGGATGCTTCGGTTAACTATATAACCCTTTTTGCTTTCTCTACGGAGAACTGGAATAGGCCGAAGGAAGAGATCACTGGGCTTATGCAGCTCCTAAATGTTTTTCTGTTTAAATATGCCAAGCGTGTTGTGCGTGAGAAAATTCGTTTTCGCGTCATTGGGGACTACACGGCATTTCCCGAAAAAGTCGTGAATAGGCTCGATAAATTGATGCAAGACACGCGTGCTTTTTCAGAAAAAAATTTGACATTGGCTTTAAACTACAGTTCCCGTGCTGAAATCGTAGCAAGCGTAAAGCGCTACGTGGCAGCAGCCAGCGAGGGCATAGAAGATCCTGCGTCTCTCGACTGGGAAAAACTTTCCGGGTTCCTGGATACTAAAGATATTCCGGATCCCGATCTCATCATACGTACTTCAGGCGAGCACCGATTAAGCAACTTCCTGTTGTTGCAGGGTGCATACGCTGAAATATATGTTACTCAAACCTATTGGCCTGATTTTAATGAAGCGGCTTTTCAACAAGCCCTTGACTCTTATTACGCCCGTGAACGTCGTTTTGGCAAAACAGGAGACCAAATTCAGCAATTATCTTCTCCTATCTCATGA
- a CDS encoding 1-deoxy-D-xylulose-5-phosphate reductoisomerase, with protein MKNVVLLGATGSVGENTLKVLRKHSDKLNLIAIAAYKQFDKLASIAQEFDVKHIALIDPDAFIGASESSLFSRDQMLYAGIEGLMEISTLPEADIVIFGLSGTAGLKPALAALEAGIDVAIANKEILVLGGSFLIQAAKNNNARILPVDSEHNAVFQCLEGVSDRSTISKVVLTASGGYFRDWPLEKLKDATPKCATKHPNWNMGPKITVDCATMANKGLELMEARWLFDLRPEQLDATLHPQSIIHALVQFVDGSVLSQMSPASMTFPIQYSLFYPDRFPGATEGIDLASFYSLQLSPIDSARYPCFFIAKNAMESGGAYPEAFNAANEIAVQAFLKTQIGFLDIPRVIEAVLENPIFSTSARSLKEALEIDQQARLLAKEEVCGLKEKASIMIK; from the coding sequence ATGAAGAACGTTGTATTATTGGGCGCTACCGGTTCCGTAGGGGAAAATACCCTTAAGGTTCTTCGTAAGCATTCTGATAAGCTAAACTTGATTGCAATAGCTGCATACAAGCAATTTGATAAATTGGCGAGTATTGCCCAAGAATTTGATGTTAAACATATCGCGCTCATCGATCCGGATGCTTTCATCGGCGCCAGCGAGTCCTCATTGTTCAGTCGGGATCAAATGCTCTACGCTGGTATAGAGGGTTTGATGGAGATTTCAACATTGCCTGAAGCTGATATAGTGATCTTTGGCCTTTCAGGAACGGCAGGGTTAAAACCAGCTCTCGCAGCACTGGAGGCGGGCATCGATGTGGCTATCGCGAATAAAGAAATTCTCGTTCTCGGAGGATCCTTTCTCATCCAAGCTGCAAAAAATAACAACGCCCGTATTTTACCTGTAGATAGTGAGCATAATGCCGTTTTTCAATGTCTGGAAGGCGTTTCAGATCGCAGTACAATTTCAAAAGTCGTTCTGACGGCCTCCGGGGGCTATTTTAGGGATTGGCCGCTAGAAAAGCTCAAAGATGCCACACCTAAATGCGCTACTAAGCATCCTAACTGGAATATGGGCCCAAAGATTACGGTTGATTGTGCCACTATGGCCAACAAAGGCCTGGAGCTCATGGAAGCGCGATGGTTGTTTGACCTGCGTCCAGAGCAACTCGATGCAACGCTACACCCGCAGAGTATCATTCATGCTTTAGTTCAATTTGTAGACGGCTCTGTTTTGTCTCAAATGAGCCCGGCATCCATGACATTCCCTATTCAGTATTCTCTTTTTTATCCAGATCGCTTTCCTGGGGCAACGGAAGGCATAGACCTCGCGTCTTTCTACAGCCTGCAGCTCTCGCCTATTGATTCGGCTCGTTACCCGTGCTTCTTTATTGCTAAAAATGCCATGGAATCCGGTGGAGCTTACCCGGAGGCCTTTAATGCGGCTAATGAAATAGCAGTTCAGGCTTTCCTGAAAACACAAATTGGTTTCCTGGATATCCCCCGAGTGATCGAAGCTGTTCTCGAGAACCCGATCTTCTCAACTTCAGCGCGCTCACTCAAGGAGGCGCTTGAAATTGACCAGCAAGCCCGATTGTTGGCAAAAGAGGAAGTCTGTGGTTTAAAAGAAAAAGCGAGTATTATGATCAAATAA
- a CDS encoding glutamate dehydrogenase, with translation MHSPYVESVFEKVSARNTNEPLFIQAVQEFLESIDPVVETMPQAEEFNLVERMCEPERQVIFKVVWHDDNNIVHVNRGYRLGFNSALGPYKGGLRFHPTVNLGVMKFLAFEQVFKNSLTGLQIGGGKGGSDFNPRGRSDREIMRFCQSFMNELYRHIGDRSDVPAGDIGVGSREIGYLFGQYKRLTQRYDLSVLTGKGEEWGGSLVRKEATGYGCVYFAAEMLQNVNEKLTGKVAIVSGSGNVALYTIQKLQQLGAKVVACSDSEGYIYDPSGLDLPALIKLKEVERKRVSEYLDTHPKAEYKPKGVIWEIPCDLAFPCATQNEITECDAKTLVKNGCRLVCEGANMPTTNEGIKILQENGVLFGPAKAANAGGVAVSALEMQQNVTWANWTFEDVDNRLHLIMKRIHETCLKYAAQYNNPGNYVAGANIGGFLRVAKSMIAHGVV, from the coding sequence ATGCATTCACCTTACGTAGAATCTGTATTTGAAAAAGTAAGCGCCCGGAACACCAACGAGCCACTCTTCATACAAGCGGTTCAAGAATTTCTAGAGAGCATAGATCCAGTCGTTGAGACAATGCCTCAAGCAGAAGAATTTAACCTGGTAGAGCGCATGTGTGAGCCTGAGCGCCAAGTTATTTTCAAAGTGGTTTGGCATGATGACAACAACATTGTCCACGTAAACCGTGGCTATCGTTTAGGATTCAATAGCGCGTTAGGGCCCTACAAGGGCGGATTACGTTTCCACCCTACCGTAAACTTGGGTGTGATGAAATTTTTAGCCTTTGAGCAGGTTTTTAAAAACAGCTTAACCGGTCTACAAATCGGTGGCGGCAAAGGCGGATCTGACTTTAACCCAAGGGGTCGCTCGGATCGTGAAATTATGCGTTTTTGCCAAAGCTTCATGAATGAGCTTTACCGCCACATTGGAGACCGCTCTGATGTACCTGCTGGTGATATCGGCGTGGGTTCTCGCGAAATTGGCTATTTATTTGGTCAGTACAAGCGTTTGACCCAACGTTATGACCTGAGCGTTTTGACAGGTAAGGGCGAAGAATGGGGCGGATCGTTGGTCCGTAAAGAAGCTACCGGTTATGGTTGCGTCTATTTCGCAGCAGAAATGTTGCAGAACGTAAACGAAAAGTTGACCGGTAAGGTTGCGATCGTATCTGGTTCTGGAAATGTAGCACTCTATACTATTCAAAAGCTACAGCAACTAGGTGCTAAAGTGGTGGCCTGTTCGGACTCTGAAGGCTATATTTATGATCCAAGTGGACTAGACCTCCCTGCATTAATTAAACTCAAGGAAGTGGAGCGCAAACGCGTTTCCGAATACCTCGACACGCATCCTAAAGCAGAGTACAAGCCAAAGGGTGTTATCTGGGAAATTCCTTGTGATTTGGCGTTCCCTTGCGCAACACAAAATGAAATAACAGAATGTGATGCCAAGACCTTGGTCAAAAACGGCTGTCGCTTAGTTTGCGAAGGAGCCAACATGCCGACGACAAACGAAGGTATAAAGATCCTACAAGAGAATGGTGTGTTATTTGGACCTGCCAAGGCCGCAAATGCTGGCGGCGTGGCTGTATCTGCCCTTGAAATGCAGCAGAACGTGACCTGGGCGAATTGGACGTTTGAAGATGTAGACAATCGTTTACACCTCATTATGAAACGAATCCATGAGACTTGCTTGAAATATGCCGCTCAATACAACAACCCTGGCAATTACGTTGCTGGCGCTAATATTGGTGGATTCCTACGGGTTGCAAAGTCCATGATCGCTCATGGTGTCGTTTAA
- a CDS encoding RIP metalloprotease RseP gives MEYLSSLFSNIWSIFLIVVFFGGSIFIHELGHFLAARRRGLKVDRFSIGFGPKIFGWTRNGVEYRISLLPLGGYVALPQLADMGAIEGGDSPQSKEPLPPIGYADKMIVSVMGAVFNIIFAFLLAIILWQVGQPTTEDRETTVIGYVPKLLKVDIDKEVDGPAYNAGLRPGDKVLAIDDVEVSNWGDIQKILVTGTGRDENNHSPKALFAIERNGKLLDIPVYPQLVKVNPLSGDAMRVAGVSPAQTVLIGGIMEHSPAAIAGLKVDDIITHANGQKLYSLHGLSDMLNESPHEKTLLTVERKGETLQLPLLAEQVPYTKPLASLNIHSGEKPLPYIHFLPLEKNGDEQSTLIVFEMEAGSYTPLDFIDEDDTLIALNGKQVHSLSDFNHIARSIEGNSVKLEFLSFDDGPYTVTINKPVTASIIPAKTQAMIGIELKRKIFLSHINPIDQFKDTISMTLRTLASLISRDSDVKLSNLMGPPGIIRVFHTFSSEDLRLVIWFTIFVNINLAILNLLPIPVLDGGHMAFATIGKLMGRPLPPKLVIGTQSIFMFLLFSLMIYVSFFDVRRWQGDQELERRVKRQQALYVPIAFEDDKS, from the coding sequence ATGGAGTACTTATCTTCCTTATTTTCAAATATCTGGTCTATTTTCCTTATCGTTGTCTTCTTTGGGGGATCGATTTTCATTCATGAATTAGGCCACTTCTTGGCCGCTCGTAGACGCGGGCTTAAGGTAGACCGCTTTTCCATCGGCTTTGGGCCTAAAATTTTTGGATGGACGCGTAATGGTGTAGAATACCGTATCTCTCTACTGCCGCTTGGGGGCTATGTTGCCCTGCCTCAGTTGGCTGATATGGGCGCTATTGAAGGGGGAGATTCTCCACAATCAAAAGAGCCGCTGCCTCCAATTGGCTATGCGGACAAAATGATTGTCAGCGTCATGGGTGCGGTCTTCAATATCATTTTCGCATTTTTACTGGCAATTATTCTATGGCAAGTTGGCCAGCCAACGACAGAGGATAGGGAAACTACGGTCATCGGTTACGTCCCAAAGCTCTTAAAAGTTGATATCGATAAAGAGGTTGATGGGCCCGCTTATAACGCCGGATTAAGACCAGGGGACAAGGTCTTGGCAATCGATGACGTGGAGGTTTCTAATTGGGGCGATATTCAGAAAATTCTTGTTACCGGCACCGGCAGAGATGAGAATAACCATAGCCCTAAAGCCCTATTTGCCATTGAGCGCAATGGCAAGCTGCTCGATATACCCGTTTATCCCCAATTGGTTAAAGTAAACCCGCTATCGGGCGATGCGATGCGTGTGGCAGGTGTTTCTCCCGCGCAAACAGTCCTCATCGGAGGCATTATGGAGCATTCCCCGGCAGCGATCGCCGGCCTCAAAGTCGATGACATCATCACGCATGCCAATGGCCAAAAGCTTTATTCCCTGCATGGTTTAAGCGATATGCTTAATGAATCGCCTCATGAAAAAACGCTTCTTACGGTAGAGCGAAAAGGGGAAACGCTGCAGCTGCCTTTATTAGCAGAACAGGTTCCCTATACAAAGCCCCTAGCAAGCCTCAATATTCATTCTGGCGAAAAACCCTTGCCTTACATCCATTTTCTCCCATTAGAAAAAAATGGGGATGAGCAAAGTACATTGATTGTCTTTGAGATGGAAGCTGGTTCTTATACGCCCCTTGATTTTATTGATGAGGATGATACCCTCATTGCCCTCAACGGCAAGCAGGTCCATAGCTTGAGTGACTTTAATCACATCGCCAGATCGATCGAAGGTAATTCCGTGAAACTAGAGTTTCTGAGTTTTGATGACGGTCCCTATACAGTCACAATTAATAAACCGGTGACGGCCTCCATTATTCCTGCGAAAACACAAGCGATGATCGGGATTGAGCTCAAGCGCAAAATCTTTCTCTCTCACATTAACCCGATAGACCAGTTTAAAGACACCATTTCCATGACCTTGCGTACGCTGGCCAGCTTGATCAGCAGAGATTCAGATGTTAAGCTCAGTAATCTCATGGGGCCTCCGGGCATTATACGAGTATTCCACACTTTTTCTTCGGAAGATCTGCGTTTGGTTATCTGGTTCACGATCTTTGTTAACATTAACCTCGCGATATTGAACTTATTGCCAATACCAGTCCTGGACGGAGGTCACATGGCCTTTGCGACAATAGGCAAGCTGATGGGAAGACCCCTGCCTCCCAAACTTGTTATAGGGACCCAAAGCATCTTTATGTTCCTTCTTTTCTCGCTTATGATCTACGTCAGCTTCTTTGATGTGCGACGTTGGCAAGGCGACCAAGAGCTGGAAAGACGTGTGAAACGACAACAGGCACTGTACGTCCCAATTGCATTTGAAGACGATAAATCTTAA
- a CDS encoding metallophosphoesterase, with protein MKKVLFIGDIFGRPGRDIVIHSVKGLIERHNLDFVIADAENSAGGAGVTQGICEELHNAGVDAITLGDHVWDQRGFSEVIDKIPYVCRPTNLPCEAPGKGYLVIEKGGFRLGVYTMLGRTFMKIRANCPFEATKKLLPHLSEQTDAILGEIHAEATAEKIAYGWFVDGKVAAVLGTHTHVPTADLRLLHHNTAYVTDVGMSGPYDSVIGSEKDPIIEGFFDGMPRRFSVAKDNVQLHGCIISIDEATGLACGFEKVVHFKPNTDGKKLLVD; from the coding sequence ATGAAAAAGGTTCTGTTTATAGGCGATATTTTTGGCCGACCGGGAAGGGATATTGTCATTCATTCCGTTAAGGGGCTCATCGAACGTCATAATCTCGATTTCGTGATCGCAGATGCGGAAAATTCAGCAGGCGGCGCGGGTGTCACCCAAGGCATTTGCGAAGAACTTCACAATGCAGGTGTTGATGCCATTACGCTGGGAGACCATGTCTGGGATCAACGTGGCTTTAGCGAGGTTATTGATAAAATTCCTTATGTCTGTCGGCCCACTAACCTCCCCTGCGAGGCTCCGGGTAAAGGTTATCTCGTTATCGAAAAGGGTGGCTTTCGGCTAGGGGTATACACCATGCTCGGGCGCACTTTTATGAAGATACGGGCAAATTGCCCTTTTGAGGCGACTAAAAAATTACTGCCTCATCTCAGCGAACAAACGGATGCTATTTTAGGCGAAATCCATGCCGAAGCGACTGCTGAAAAGATCGCCTATGGCTGGTTTGTGGACGGTAAAGTAGCGGCTGTTCTGGGAACGCATACTCATGTGCCGACTGCGGATTTACGCCTCTTACATCATAACACAGCTTATGTGACAGATGTCGGCATGTCTGGCCCCTATGACTCTGTCATCGGTTCGGAAAAGGATCCCATCATAGAAGGTTTTTTTGATGGTATGCCGCGTAGATTCTCTGTTGCAAAAGACAACGTCCAACTCCACGGTTGCATCATCAGCATAGATGAAGCAACTGGCCTAGCCTGCGGCTTCGAGAAGGTCGTGCATTTTAAACCAAATACTGATGGCAAAAAATTACTGGTTGATTAA
- a CDS encoding peptidase, with product MTILLLIIVPLILAIWAQSKISRTYSHWSKVPSLGRITGAEAADAVMRKAGIHDVEIVPIRGHLTDHYDPLHKRLALSEENFHGTSLAALGVAAHEAGHAIQHKKKYIPLQFRSALIPVTNFASQLLPFIILGGFFLGILGLIKAGVIIYLILTVFQLVTLPVEYDASRRAKKELMSLGILQQSEMPGVNQTLNAAALTYVAAFVASLANLLYFFMLSRRDH from the coding sequence ATGACAATACTCTTACTGATTATCGTCCCTCTCATCCTGGCCATATGGGCTCAGTCGAAGATATCACGGACTTACTCCCATTGGTCAAAAGTCCCTTCACTCGGCAGAATTACCGGCGCCGAAGCCGCGGATGCCGTCATGAGAAAAGCAGGCATACATGATGTCGAGATCGTTCCCATACGAGGCCATTTAACAGATCATTATGACCCACTTCACAAACGCCTTGCACTCAGTGAAGAGAATTTTCACGGAACAAGTCTCGCTGCTTTAGGTGTTGCCGCACACGAAGCGGGGCATGCTATCCAACACAAAAAGAAATATATTCCGCTACAATTTCGATCCGCGCTTATTCCCGTCACAAACTTTGCCTCTCAGTTATTACCCTTTATTATCTTAGGCGGTTTTTTTCTTGGAATATTAGGCTTGATTAAAGCAGGGGTTATCATTTACCTTATACTTACTGTCTTTCAATTAGTTACGTTACCCGTAGAATATGATGCCAGTAGGCGCGCAAAAAAAGAATTGATGAGTTTAGGGATCCTACAACAAAGTGAAATGCCGGGTGTAAACCAAACCCTAAACGCAGCCGCTTTAACGTACGTTGCAGCTTTTGTAGCAAGTTTAGCCAATTTGCTCTACTTTTTCATGTTGTCTCGCAGAGACCACTAA
- a CDS encoding transcriptional regulator, which translates to MPASVLIVEDEKNTREGLLQALDDTYDVYLAANPDEAFRLMESEEFDVILTDLRMADKSGLSVIDKAVTLPNKPICIMITAYGNVETAVEAMKRGAFDFLTKPVNLEKLEIIIKRALKSRIIEEENVVLHKRLDQKFSFQEIVGHSKPLLQVIDEVKRVAPSKASVLLYGETGTGKELFAQMIHQNSPRARASFTPVHCASLSSNLLESELFGYEKGAFTGAAQRRTGRFEAANGGTLFLDEIGEIDASTQVKLLRFLETRMVERLGGNKPIPVDVRLICATNRNLEEMVKEGTFREDLYYRLNVVNITLPPLRARKADIPILVHHYIDRFSKENYLKPVPISSSALNILTHYYWPGNIRELRNFCENIVVMHQGGELTERDLPPRFLQKEIPTNNKTEKSTQNTHSPHTLSVAENEKDLVKQALIESRGNKTEAAKRLGISRRTLHRKLAQWPELEVNA; encoded by the coding sequence ATGCCGGCTTCAGTGCTCATAGTTGAAGATGAAAAGAATACTCGCGAGGGGCTTTTGCAAGCGCTGGACGATACGTATGATGTTTATCTGGCAGCTAACCCCGATGAGGCTTTCCGCCTCATGGAGAGCGAGGAGTTTGATGTTATTTTGACGGACTTGCGTATGGCGGATAAATCCGGCCTATCCGTTATCGACAAAGCGGTAACGCTTCCCAACAAACCTATCTGCATCATGATCACCGCCTACGGAAACGTAGAAACCGCGGTTGAGGCCATGAAGCGCGGCGCGTTTGATTTTTTAACAAAACCGGTCAATTTAGAAAAATTGGAAATCATCATCAAACGAGCGCTTAAATCCCGCATCATTGAAGAAGAAAATGTGGTGCTACATAAGCGGCTAGATCAAAAATTTAGTTTCCAAGAGATTGTCGGCCATTCAAAACCGCTCCTGCAAGTGATTGATGAGGTTAAACGCGTAGCGCCCTCAAAAGCTAGCGTACTTTTATACGGGGAAACCGGTACAGGCAAGGAGCTTTTTGCCCAGATGATCCACCAAAACAGCCCCAGGGCTCGCGCATCGTTCACACCCGTCCACTGCGCTTCACTATCAAGCAACCTACTTGAAAGCGAATTATTCGGATACGAAAAAGGCGCTTTTACGGGAGCCGCACAACGCCGCACAGGTCGTTTCGAAGCCGCCAACGGGGGCACTTTATTTTTAGATGAAATTGGAGAGATCGATGCCTCAACCCAAGTAAAATTACTCCGTTTCCTGGAAACCCGTATGGTAGAAAGACTGGGCGGCAATAAACCCATTCCGGTTGATGTACGTCTCATTTGCGCGACCAATAGAAACCTGGAAGAAATGGTCAAAGAAGGCACCTTTAGGGAAGACCTTTATTACCGGCTAAACGTTGTCAACATCACACTCCCGCCCTTAAGAGCTCGAAAGGCGGATATCCCTATCCTGGTTCACCATTACATAGATCGTTTCAGCAAAGAAAATTATTTAAAACCGGTTCCCATAAGCAGCTCAGCGCTCAACATACTCACCCACTACTATTGGCCGGGTAATATTCGAGAGCTCCGTAACTTTTGCGAAAACATTGTCGTCATGCACCAAGGCGGAGAGCTCACAGAAAGGGATCTCCCTCCCCGCTTTCTACAAAAAGAAATCCCCACCAACAATAAGACAGAAAAGTCTACACAAAATACGCACAGCCCTCACACCTTATCTGTCGCTGAAAATGAAAAGGATCTCGTAAAACAGGCCTTAATCGAATCCCGCGGGAACAAGACCGAGGCCGCTAAGCGTCTGGGCATCAGCAGAAGAACCCTTCACCGTAAGCTCGCCCAATGGCCTGAGCTTGAGGTGAATGCTTAG